A portion of the Fusobacterium perfoetens ATCC 29250 genome contains these proteins:
- the pstC gene encoding phosphate ABC transporter permease subunit PstC: MNNVRKFLDSSVKKFLLTTGILNIVIIFVMFLFIFINGIQFFKHSSVSDFLFGTKWISLSGIYGLIPLLVGSFWVTIVAILISVPLGILTAVYIFEYAPGKIKNNMKILIEIMSAIPSVVLGFIGLYVLSGPIKNLFNLNSGLTSFTGSIMLAFMALPTIVTMTEDALNALDPSYKEASLALGATKIETIFNILLPAAFPGIFAGIMLGFGRIIGETLTVLMVTGNAPIIAKSPLSSVRTMTATIAAEMGEVVQGSDHYFALFAIGIILFLISFITNTIADHFVTKARKLKN, translated from the coding sequence ATGAATAATGTAAGGAAATTTTTAGATTCATCTGTTAAAAAATTTCTTTTGACCACAGGAATATTAAATATTGTAATAATATTTGTTATGTTTTTGTTTATTTTTATCAACGGTATTCAATTTTTTAAACATTCTAGTGTATCAGATTTTTTATTTGGAACTAAGTGGATATCTCTTTCTGGAATATATGGACTTATTCCTTTGTTAGTAGGTTCTTTCTGGGTAACAATAGTAGCAATTCTTATTTCAGTTCCATTAGGAATTTTAACAGCAGTTTATATTTTTGAATATGCTCCTGGAAAAATAAAAAATAATATGAAAATATTAATTGAAATAATGTCTGCAATTCCATCTGTTGTTCTTGGATTTATTGGTCTATATGTTTTATCAGGTCCAATAAAAAATTTATTTAATCTAAATAGTGGTCTTACAAGTTTTACTGGTTCCATTATGCTTGCTTTTATGGCTCTTCCTACTATTGTAACAATGACAGAAGATGCCCTTAACGCTTTGGACCCATCATACAAAGAAGCTTCTCTTGCTTTAGGAGCTACAAAAATAGAAACTATTTTTAATATTTTATTACCAGCTGCTTTTCCAGGAATTTTTGCTGGTATTATGTTAGGGTTTGGTAGAATCATAGGAGAAACTTTAACAGTTTTAATGGTTACTGGAAATGCTCCTATTATTGCAAAATCTCCACTTTCTTCTGTGAGAACTATGACAGCAACAATTGCTGCTGAAATGGGAGAAGTAGTTCAAGGAAGTGACCACTATTTTGCTCTATTTGCTATCGGTATTATTTTATTCTTAATAAGTTTTATTACAAATACTATAGCTGACCATTTTGTAACTAAAGCTCGTAAGTTAAAAAATTAG
- the pstA gene encoding phosphate ABC transporter permease PstA, which yields MLIVKKNGENIFKYAIGIIGFLTILPIFIILGFISIKGIMSINFDFLFLMPTDGMRSGGIFPAIIGSIYLTIGTILFSVPFGIFTGVYLVEYAKDTPLTRFINLTIINLAGIPSIIYGLFGMALFVIFLNFGSSILSGSLTLGIMCLPVIITSVREALLSVPNTLREAALGLGATKWETTYKVVLPAAAPGILTGIILSISRAAGETAPIMFTAAAFYFPFLPTGIFDQVMALPYHLYVISTQVPNMPASNMYGTLFVLVFITIGFNLLGAFVRNRFKKKH from the coding sequence ATGTTAATAGTAAAAAAGAATGGAGAAAATATATTTAAATATGCAATTGGAATAATTGGTTTTTTAACAATATTACCGATTTTTATAATTTTAGGTTTCATATCTATAAAAGGAATTATGTCTATAAATTTTGATTTCTTATTTTTAATGCCTACTGATGGAATGAGAAGTGGAGGAATATTCCCAGCTATAATTGGAAGTATTTATTTAACAATTGGTACTATATTATTTTCTGTACCTTTTGGAATTTTTACAGGAGTTTATCTAGTTGAATATGCAAAAGATACTCCTTTAACAAGATTTATAAATTTAACAATTATAAATCTTGCTGGAATTCCTAGTATTATTTATGGATTATTTGGAATGGCTTTATTTGTTATATTCTTAAATTTTGGTTCTTCTATTTTATCAGGCTCTCTTACTTTAGGGATTATGTGTCTACCTGTTATCATAACTTCTGTAAGAGAAGCTCTACTTAGTGTTCCAAATACTTTAAGAGAAGCAGCTTTGGGATTAGGAGCTACAAAATGGGAAACTACTTATAAAGTTGTTTTACCAGCTGCTGCTCCAGGAATTCTTACAGGAATTATTTTAAGTATATCAAGAGCAGCTGGAGAAACAGCTCCAATAATGTTTACTGCTGCTGCATTTTATTTCCCATTCCTTCCTACAGGAATTTTTGACCAAGTAATGGCCTTGCCCTACCATTTATATGTTATTTCTACTCAAGTTCCTAATATGCCTGCTAGTAATATGTATGGAACATTATTTGTTCTAGTTTTTATAACTATAGGATTTAATTTATTAGGTGCTTTTGTAAGAAATAGATTTAAAAAGAAACATTAA
- the pstB gene encoding phosphate ABC transporter ATP-binding protein PstB: MENNRIEVKNFNFYYGDFKALKNINMQIQKNKVTALIGPSGCGKSTFLRSLNRMNDLISGTRYEGEVLFDGKNILDDSFDVTELRKKVGMVFQKPNPFPKSIYDNITFAPILHGEKDKKKLDEIVETSLKAVALWDEVKDKLHESALRLSGGQQQRLCIARAISIKPEILLMDEPTSALDPISTSKIEELIRQLEKDYSIVIVTHNMQQAARISEYTGFFYQGVLEEFDKTEIIFTAPNNKKTEDYITGKFG, encoded by the coding sequence ATGGAAAACAATAGAATAGAAGTTAAAAACTTTAACTTCTATTATGGAGATTTTAAAGCTTTAAAAAATATTAATATGCAAATCCAGAAAAATAAAGTTACTGCTCTTATTGGTCCTTCTGGATGTGGAAAATCTACTTTTTTAAGATCTCTTAATAGAATGAATGATTTAATTTCTGGAACAAGATATGAAGGAGAAGTTTTATTTGATGGAAAAAATATACTTGATGATTCTTTTGATGTTACAGAATTAAGAAAAAAAGTAGGTATGGTTTTTCAAAAACCAAATCCTTTCCCTAAAAGTATCTATGATAATATAACTTTTGCTCCTATTTTACATGGTGAAAAAGATAAAAAGAAATTAGATGAAATTGTTGAAACTTCTTTAAAAGCTGTTGCATTGTGGGATGAAGTTAAAGATAAATTACATGAATCAGCTTTAAGATTATCTGGTGGACAGCAACAAAGACTTTGTATAGCAAGAGCAATTTCAATAAAACCAGAAATACTTTTAATGGATGAACCAACATCTGCTCTTGACCCTATTTCTACTTCAAAAATAGAAGAACTTATAAGACAATTAGAAAAAGATTATAGTATTGTCATAGTAACACATAATATGCAACAAGCTGCTAGAATTTCTGAATATACAGGTTTTTTCTATCAAGGAGTTTTAGAGGAATTTGATAAAACTGAAATTATCTTTACAGCACCTAATAATAAAAAAACTGAGGATTATATTACAGGAAAATTTGGATAA
- a CDS encoding PhoU domain-containing protein, giving the protein MRNLQESLTGLNEHYLEMLKHLNRMLEINLEAIHDGKVNPKLYGECFIVEDVINAFEVKVKEDCINCIARFQPAAKNLRELIMLIDGVRLIERMADILKANFRAIKNIETNSPEINSRLDGAFYEYLIKIKKIFDSYVTSFATSDETILYELISADEEINKKTDEIVSKIANCIKENPNETEILLEVVSLVKKYERFSDHIIHLVVDLVYTLKGENLRKKELLEEQEN; this is encoded by the coding sequence ATGAGAAATTTACAAGAAAGTTTAACTGGTTTAAACGAACACTATTTAGAAATGTTAAAGCATTTAAATAGAATGTTAGAAATAAATTTAGAAGCTATTCATGATGGAAAAGTAAATCCTAAACTATATGGTGAATGTTTTATAGTTGAAGATGTTATAAATGCTTTTGAGGTTAAAGTTAAAGAAGATTGTATAAACTGTATAGCTAGATTTCAACCAGCTGCTAAAAATCTTAGAGAACTTATAATGCTTATAGATGGAGTTAGATTGATAGAGAGAATGGCTGATATATTAAAAGCAAATTTTAGAGCTATTAAAAATATTGAAACTAATAGTCCTGAGATAAATTCTAGATTAGATGGAGCTTTTTATGAATATTTAATAAAAATAAAAAAAATATTTGATTCTTATGTAACATCTTTTGCTACCTCTGATGAAACTATCCTTTATGAATTAATATCTGCTGATGAAGAAATTAATAAAAAAACTGATGAAATAGTTTCTAAAATAGCTAATTGTATTAAAGAAAATCCAAATGAAACTGAAATTTTATTAGAGGTAGTTTCTTTAGTTAAGAAGTATGAAAGATTTTCTGACCATATAATTCATTTAGTAGTAGATTTAGTATACACTTTAAAAGGAGAAAATCTTAGAAAAAAAGAACTATTAGAAGAACAAGAAAATTAA
- a CDS encoding 2-isopropylmalate synthase: MRKIKIVDTTLRDGEQTPRVNLNSEEKLRIAKQLETLGVDVIEAGFAMASPGDFEAIKLISSEIKKSTISSLARLVKKDIERAAEALKEAEKKRIHTFIATSPIHREFKLKMNKEEIINSIRENVAYAKSFVNEIEFSCEDATRTEKEFLVEAYSTAVEAGAVVLNVPDTVGYRTPQEVFELIKYLKENIRGIEKAEISVHCHDDLGLSVSNSIAAIQGGANQVECTINGLGERAGNTSLEEVVMIIHTRKDIFKDCITNIETTQLYPTSKLVGLLTGVIPQPNKAIIGTNAFSHESGIHQHGVLSNPETYEIMKPETVGRSTDSLVLGKLSGKHAFEDKLKNLGIKGLTNEKISELFSEFKKLADKKKYILDEDILSLIADDAATVSTNKFRLDNFEIKRENGKVKASIDIFVENNKKSESAQGDGPVDASFKAIHKIIGEEFKMEEYKLDAITGDVDAQAQSSVVVSKGEKRLIGRGQSTDIVEASIKAYINAINRFYQYI, encoded by the coding sequence ATGAGAAAGATAAAAATTGTGGACACAACATTAAGAGATGGAGAACAAACTCCTCGTGTAAACCTAAATTCAGAAGAAAAATTAAGAATTGCAAAACAATTAGAAACATTAGGAGTAGATGTCATAGAAGCAGGATTTGCAATGGCTTCACCAGGAGATTTTGAAGCTATTAAGTTAATATCAAGTGAGATTAAAAAATCTACTATATCAAGTTTAGCTAGACTTGTAAAAAAAGATATTGAAAGAGCAGCTGAAGCTTTAAAAGAAGCAGAGAAAAAAAGAATACATACATTTATTGCTACTTCTCCTATTCATAGAGAATTTAAATTAAAAATGAATAAAGAAGAAATAATAAATAGTATTAGAGAGAATGTAGCATATGCAAAATCATTTGTAAATGAAATTGAATTTTCATGTGAAGATGCTACTAGAACAGAAAAAGAATTTTTAGTAGAAGCTTATTCTACCGCAGTAGAAGCTGGAGCAGTTGTCTTAAATGTCCCTGATACTGTAGGATATAGAACTCCTCAAGAAGTTTTTGAACTTATAAAATATTTAAAAGAAAATATTAGAGGAATAGAAAAAGCTGAAATTTCTGTCCATTGTCATGATGATTTAGGACTTTCCGTTTCTAACTCAATTGCAGCTATTCAAGGAGGAGCTAATCAAGTAGAATGTACTATAAATGGATTAGGAGAAAGAGCTGGAAATACCTCTTTAGAAGAAGTTGTTATGATTATTCATACTAGAAAAGATATTTTTAAAGATTGTATAACTAATATAGAAACAACTCAACTTTATCCTACAAGTAAATTAGTAGGATTATTAACAGGAGTTATTCCTCAACCAAATAAAGCAATAATAGGAACAAATGCCTTTTCTCATGAATCTGGAATACATCAACATGGAGTCTTATCTAATCCAGAAACTTATGAAATTATGAAACCTGAAACAGTAGGACGTTCAACAGATTCTTTAGTTTTAGGAAAACTTTCTGGAAAACATGCCTTTGAAGATAAATTAAAAAATTTAGGAATAAAAGGTTTAACAAATGAAAAAATATCAGAACTTTTTTCTGAATTTAAGAAATTGGCAGACAAGAAAAAATATATTTTAGATGAAGATATATTATCATTAATAGCTGATGATGCTGCCACTGTAAGCACAAATAAATTTAGATTAGATAATTTTGAAATAAAAAGAGAAAATGGAAAAGTTAAAGCTAGTATAGATATTTTTGTAGAAAATAATAAAAAATCTGAAAGTGCTCAAGGAGATGGACCAGTAGATGCTTCATTCAAAGCTATTCATAAAATAATTGGTGAAGAATTTAAAATGGAAGAATACAAGTTAGATGCTATAACAGGAGATGTAGATGCTCAAGCTCAATCTTCAGTAGTTGTATCTAAAGGAGAAAAAAGATTAATCGGAAGAGGACAAAGTACAGATATAGTGGAAGCTAGTATAAAAGCTTATATAAATGCTATTAATAGATTTTATCAATATATTTAA
- the leuC gene encoding 3-isopropylmalate dehydratase large subunit, which produces MKTLFDKVWEKHVIIGEEGEAQLIYIDLHLLHEVTSPQAFSGLRMENRKVRRPELCFATMDHNTPTIKEDREYIKDEISRAQLEALEKNCKEFDIELAHMKDSRNGIVHIVGPEQGLTQPGKTIVCGDSHTATHGAFGAIAFGIGTSEVEHVLATQTLWQKKPKNMGIKVTGKLPKGVYAKDVILYFIRTYGVAIGNGYAFEFFGDTIENMNMEERLTICNMAIEAGGKCGIIAPDEKTFEYLKGKQYAPKGIKWEEKIKEWKELYTDSIEAYDKLIEIDVSNLIPQVTWGTSPEMTIDITGVFPQIKDRNDEKAYEYMDLKPGDSPKEIPLKHVFIGSCTNGRLSDLIVGASYIRGRKVNKNITAIVVPGSQIVKKEAEKMGIDKIFKEAGFQWREAGCSTCLGMNPDLIPSGEHCASTSNRNFEGRQGKGARTHLVSPAMAVLAAIYGHFVDSRKEVGEEQI; this is translated from the coding sequence ATGAAAACACTTTTTGATAAAGTTTGGGAAAAACATGTAATCATAGGAGAAGAGGGAGAAGCTCAATTAATATATATAGATTTACATCTTTTACACGAAGTAACATCACCACAAGCTTTTTCAGGATTAAGAATGGAAAATAGAAAGGTAAGAAGACCAGAACTTTGTTTTGCAACTATGGACCATAATACTCCAACAATAAAAGAAGATAGAGAATATATAAAAGATGAGATATCTAGAGCTCAATTAGAAGCTTTAGAAAAAAATTGTAAAGAATTTGATATAGAATTAGCTCATATGAAAGACTCAAGAAATGGAATAGTCCACATAGTTGGTCCAGAACAAGGATTAACTCAACCTGGAAAAACAATTGTTTGTGGAGATAGTCATACAGCAACGCATGGAGCTTTTGGAGCAATCGCATTTGGAATAGGAACAAGTGAAGTAGAACATGTATTAGCTACTCAAACTTTATGGCAAAAGAAACCTAAAAATATGGGAATAAAGGTTACTGGAAAATTGCCAAAAGGAGTTTATGCAAAAGATGTTATTTTATATTTTATAAGAACTTATGGTGTTGCTATTGGAAATGGATATGCTTTTGAATTCTTTGGGGATACTATTGAAAATATGAATATGGAAGAAAGACTTACTATTTGTAATATGGCAATTGAAGCAGGAGGAAAATGTGGAATAATCGCTCCAGATGAAAAAACTTTTGAATATTTAAAAGGAAAGCAATATGCACCAAAAGGTATAAAATGGGAGGAAAAAATCAAAGAATGGAAAGAACTTTATACAGATTCTATTGAAGCATATGATAAATTAATAGAAATAGATGTTTCAAATTTAATTCCACAAGTTACATGGGGAACTTCTCCTGAAATGACAATTGATATAACTGGAGTTTTTCCACAAATAAAAGATAGAAATGATGAAAAAGCATATGAATACATGGATTTAAAACCTGGAGATTCTCCTAAAGAAATACCATTAAAACATGTTTTTATTGGTTCATGCACTAATGGAAGATTAAGTGATTTAATAGTAGGAGCCTCATATATTCGTGGAAGAAAAGTAAATAAAAATATTACTGCTATTGTTGTTCCTGGTTCTCAAATTGTGAAAAAAGAAGCTGAAAAAATGGGAATTGATAAAATATTTAAAGAAGCTGGATTCCAATGGAGAGAAGCTGGTTGCTCAACTTGTTTAGGAATGAACCCAGATTTAATCCCTTCTGGAGAACATTGTGCTTCTACTTCAAATAGAAACTTTGAAGGAAGACAAGGAAAAGGAGCAAGAACACATTTAGTCAGTCCTGCAATGGCTGTTTTAGCAGCTATATATGGACATTTTGTAGATAGTAGAAAAGAAGTTGGGGAGGAACAAATATGA
- the leuB gene encoding 3-isopropylmalate dehydrogenase — MKEYEKKKSFNIGILKGDGIGPEIIDEAIKILKKIGKRFGHTFIFERGYLGGESIDKYGVPLSEDTIELCKNSDAVLLGAVGGPKWDNITPKNRPEMGLLQIRKAMGLYCNLRPAVLFETLKDSSPLKPEIIGNGLDIMVVRELTGGLYFGEKYRDNEKAYDVLSYSRKEIERITKKAFEIAKKRRGNLISVDKRNVLDTSKLWRDIVNEIGQRYTEVKVEHMYVDNAAMQLIINPKQFDVILTENTFGDILSDEASMLTGSIGMLPSASLGDGKASLYEPSHGSAPDIAGKGIANPIATILSAAMMLRYSFNLSKEADSIENAVKKVLEKGYRTCDLYKEGDLKVTTSEMGNLISKEI, encoded by the coding sequence ATTAAAGAATATGAAAAGAAAAAAAGTTTTAATATAGGAATTTTAAAAGGTGATGGAATAGGTCCTGAAATTATAGATGAAGCAATAAAAATTTTAAAAAAAATAGGAAAAAGATTTGGACATACTTTTATTTTTGAAAGAGGTTATCTTGGTGGAGAATCAATAGATAAATATGGAGTTCCTCTTAGTGAAGATACTATAGAACTTTGTAAAAACAGTGATGCTGTTCTTTTAGGAGCAGTAGGAGGACCTAAATGGGATAACATAACCCCTAAAAATAGACCTGAAATGGGACTATTACAAATAAGAAAAGCTATGGGATTATATTGTAATTTAAGACCAGCTGTTTTATTTGAAACTCTAAAAGATTCATCTCCTTTAAAACCAGAAATAATTGGAAATGGTTTAGATATTATGGTTGTTAGAGAATTAACTGGTGGGTTATATTTTGGTGAAAAATATAGAGATAATGAAAAAGCTTATGATGTTCTTTCTTATTCAAGAAAAGAAATAGAAAGAATTACAAAAAAAGCTTTTGAAATAGCAAAAAAAAGAAGGGGAAATTTAATAAGTGTTGATAAAAGAAATGTTTTAGATACATCTAAACTATGGAGAGATATTGTAAACGAAATAGGTCAAAGATATACAGAAGTCAAAGTAGAACATATGTATGTAGACAATGCAGCTATGCAATTAATAATTAATCCTAAACAATTTGATGTTATATTAACAGAAAATACTTTTGGAGATATTTTATCTGATGAAGCTTCTATGCTAACTGGTTCAATAGGAATGTTGCCTTCTGCAAGTCTTGGAGATGGTAAAGCTAGTCTTTATGAACCAAGTCATGGTTCAGCTCCAGATATAGCTGGTAAGGGAATTGCAAATCCTATAGCTACTATTTTATCAGCAGCTATGATGTTGAGATACTCTTTTAATCTTTCTAAAGAAGCTGATTCAATTGAAAATGCTGTAAAAAAAGTTTTAGAAAAGGGATATAGAACTTGTGATTTATATAAAGAAGGGGATTTAAAAGTTACAACATCTGAAATGGGAAATCTTATTTCTAAAGAAATTTAA
- a CDS encoding YaaA family protein, giving the protein MKIIFSPSKTMLDKKLNFLETKNPLLKNKTDIIIKKLKQLSIEDIEKIFKIKGKILEETFKNIQEFELLKEYPAISLYDGVAFRQLELNRYSKSQLEYLLNNLFVLSAFYGILSPNTRIKKYRLDMTNNILENNLYKFWSSDINNYLQKYSNEIFINLASKEFSKILDYKKFNIINIEFRQLINKEEKNISTEAKKARGLLLNYIINNKIENIETLKNFNENGYIFLKDKSDEKKLFFLKNKI; this is encoded by the coding sequence ATGAAAATAATTTTTTCTCCAAGTAAAACCATGCTAGATAAAAAACTTAATTTTTTAGAAACTAAAAATCCATTATTAAAAAATAAAACTGATATTATTATAAAAAAATTAAAGCAACTTTCTATTGAAGATATAGAAAAGATTTTTAAAATAAAAGGGAAAATTTTAGAAGAAACTTTTAAAAATATTCAAGAATTTGAATTATTAAAAGAATATCCAGCTATCTCTTTATATGATGGTGTTGCTTTTAGACAATTAGAACTTAATAGATATTCTAAATCTCAATTAGAATATTTATTAAATAATTTATTTGTTTTGTCAGCATTTTATGGTATTCTTTCTCCTAATACTAGAATAAAAAAATATAGACTAGATATGACTAACAATATTCTAGAAAATAATTTATATAAATTTTGGAGTTCTGATATCAATAATTATCTTCAAAAATATTCAAATGAAATTTTTATAAATCTTGCATCAAAAGAATTTTCTAAAATTTTAGATTATAAAAAATTTAATATTATTAATATAGAATTTAGGCAATTAATAAATAAAGAAGAGAAAAATATAAGTACTGAAGCTAAAAAAGCTAGAGGTTTATTATTAAATTATATAATTAACAATAAAATTGAAAATATTGAAACTTTAAAAAATTTTAATGAAAATGGTTATATATTTTTAAAAGATAAATCCGATGAAAAGAAATTATTTTTTCTAAAAAATAAAATATAA
- a CDS encoding manganese efflux pump MntP family protein yields MNLITLFLLAIGLSMDAFSVSLCKGLSCQKFSLKNALIVGLWFGGFQALMPCIGYLLGINFQSVIERVDHWIAAILLGVIGINMIKEAFSDEEEKEGGSFEIKEMFLLAVATSIDALAVGITFAFLKVQIILSTFLIGITTFCFSSVGVKLGNIFGVKYKSKAEVLGGIILILLGQKILFEHLGLLNL; encoded by the coding sequence ATGAATTTAATAACATTATTTTTACTTGCTATAGGACTTTCTATGGATGCATTTTCAGTTTCTTTATGTAAAGGATTAAGTTGTCAAAAATTTTCCTTAAAAAATGCTTTAATTGTTGGACTTTGGTTTGGAGGTTTTCAAGCATTAATGCCTTGTATAGGATATTTGTTAGGTATTAATTTTCAAAGCGTAATAGAAAGAGTAGACCATTGGATAGCAGCTATTTTATTAGGGGTAATTGGAATAAATATGATAAAAGAGGCATTTTCTGATGAAGAAGAAAAAGAAGGAGGTTCTTTTGAAATAAAAGAAATGTTTTTATTAGCAGTAGCAACAAGCATAGATGCTTTAGCAGTAGGAATAACTTTTGCATTTTTAAAAGTTCAAATAATATTATCTACATTTCTTATAGGAATAACAACTTTTTGTTTTTCTTCAGTAGGAGTAAAATTAGGAAATATTTTTGGAGTAAAATACAAGAGTAAAGCAGAAGTTTTAGGAGGGATAATTTTAATTCTTTTAGGACAAAAAATTTTATTTGAACATTTAGGATTGTTGAATTTATAA
- a CDS encoding MATE family efflux transporter encodes MNDDMYIRMTETKISKLIPRLAIPTIITMLVTSIYNMADTFFVSQIGTSASAAVGINFSLMAMIQAIGFTLGMGSGNYVSRSLGNQDSEGAHRAAATAFFTALILGGSLSIIGLLNLDKFVRILGATPTIVPYAKDYAKYILIGTPYMCCAFVLNNLHRSQGNAFYSMLGLVTGGILNMILDPILIFKFNMGISGAAIATIFSQFISFTILFFMSQRNKKNVTIKISKFTFKPWVYKEIFKAGLPSLSRQGLASMAAVALNVCASPFGDAAIAAMSITVRIMLFINSSLIGFGQGFQPVCGYNYGAKKYERVLEAYYFCLKVGVILLTILGILCFVFSPEIIASFRKEDLEVIEIGTIALRYQCLTLPIQASIVMANMLTQSIGYGFWATLVAMGRQGIFLIPALFILPNMYGIRGLQYCQPLADICTFIVGLLVVKKVIKDLKIKMMEENF; translated from the coding sequence ATGAATGATGATATGTACATTAGAATGACAGAAACTAAAATTTCAAAATTAATTCCAAGATTAGCGATTCCTACCATAATAACAATGTTAGTAACCTCTATTTATAATATGGCTGATACATTTTTTGTAAGTCAAATAGGAACATCAGCTTCAGCAGCTGTAGGGATTAATTTTTCGCTTATGGCTATGATACAAGCAATTGGTTTTACTTTAGGAATGGGAAGTGGAAATTATGTATCAAGAAGTTTAGGTAATCAAGATAGTGAGGGAGCCCATAGAGCAGCAGCTACAGCTTTTTTTACAGCTTTAATTTTAGGGGGAAGTTTATCAATAATAGGACTTTTAAATTTAGATAAATTTGTGAGAATTTTAGGTGCTACACCAACAATAGTTCCTTATGCTAAAGATTATGCAAAATATATTTTAATAGGAACTCCATACATGTGTTGTGCTTTTGTTTTAAATAATTTACATAGGTCACAAGGAAATGCTTTTTATTCTATGCTTGGGTTAGTAACAGGTGGAATATTGAATATGATACTTGACCCTATTTTAATTTTTAAATTTAATATGGGAATATCAGGAGCAGCTATCGCAACAATATTCAGTCAATTTATAAGTTTTACAATCTTATTTTTTATGAGTCAGAGAAATAAAAAAAATGTAACTATAAAAATTAGTAAATTTACATTTAAACCATGGGTATATAAAGAAATTTTTAAAGCAGGTCTTCCAAGCCTTTCTCGTCAAGGGTTAGCAAGTATGGCAGCAGTGGCATTAAATGTATGTGCAAGTCCTTTTGGTGATGCAGCTATAGCAGCAATGTCAATTACAGTTAGAATAATGTTATTTATAAATTCCTCACTGATAGGATTTGGACAAGGTTTTCAACCTGTATGTGGTTATAATTATGGAGCAAAAAAATATGAGAGAGTTTTAGAAGCTTATTATTTTTGTTTAAAAGTAGGAGTTATATTATTAACTATTTTAGGAATTTTATGTTTTGTATTTTCTCCAGAAATAATAGCTTCATTTAGAAAAGAAGATTTAGAAGTAATAGAGATAGGAACAATAGCTTTACGTTACCAATGTTTAACATTGCCTATTCAAGCATCAATTGTTATGGCAAATATGTTAACTCAATCAATAGGTTATGGGTTCTGGGCAACTTTAGTAGCTATGGGTAGACAAGGGATATTTTTAATTCCGGCTCTTTTTATTTTACCAAATATGTATGGAATAAGAGGTTTGCAATATTGTCAACCTCTTGCAGATATTTGTACTTTTATAGTTGGATTATTAGTTGTAAAAAAAGTTATAAAGGACTTAAAAATAAAAATGATGGAAGAAAATTTTTAA
- a CDS encoding PTS fructose-like transporter subunit IIB codes for MKIVAVTSCPSGVAHTYMAAEALKKAAEKAGVEVKVETQGAIGIENVITAEDLANTDYVVLTKEVAIKNEERFTGKKIVRVKIADVVKKSDSIVEKLIAHYNQNK; via the coding sequence ATGAAAATAGTAGCAGTAACATCATGTCCTTCTGGTGTAGCACATACATATATGGCAGCAGAAGCTCTTAAAAAAGCAGCAGAAAAAGCAGGAGTAGAAGTAAAAGTAGAAACTCAAGGAGCAATTGGAATTGAAAATGTTATAACAGCAGAAGATTTAGCAAATACAGATTATGTAGTATTAACTAAAGAAGTTGCTATAAAAAATGAAGAAAGATTTACTGGAAAGAAAATCGTTAGAGTAAAAATAGCTGATGTAGTAAAAAAATCTGATAGTATTGTAGAAAAATTAATTGCTCATTACAATCAAAATAAATAA